Within the Salvia hispanica cultivar TCC Black 2014 chromosome 4, UniMelb_Shisp_WGS_1.0, whole genome shotgun sequence genome, the region GTGTTGTAATCATAATTCCTTAGTGGATGTAAATTAGTgcatttttcttcattcttattcaataataaaaataaaaataaaaataaaaatgagtttcaaACGCAATACCATTTTATACCTTaccaaaatattcaattttatgttatactcctatttcatTTATGCAAGTTGCAGTATGATTCAATGGTAGATGATGAATGGCAACAACAACCGAACACAATTGTTTAAATATCACTATCATTTGACGTACATAACAGCACAAATAATTACACCAtcgtatttttaatttatattttgacttttCTTAAAGATTATCgacaattttaaataaagcACTGGCTACAAATTTAtgcaatataaaaaaaattaacatgatAACGTTTTTGGTAGGCCAATGGCTGCTGGAATCTTGAGCTATGGACTCTAGTCATTAATCAACATCCAAAAGTTCGGTATGAAGGAATcgtattatttattcaaaaataaattatcaaaaattcataaaatttgttgaattctagttcatctttttaatttaaaattgattagaaaattcatagagtttggattatttttcaatattttatatattgtttgaggttttcaataaaacaatgttattttctttatgaatGGACAACCTTGTTTAAATCATTAGTGATGACGTCCCCATGTGATTTTTTAACCGGCATAACAAAGTATTATagttcacaaaaaaaattaaaaataaattcaaattttataaaaaaaatttaaattgggagacattttataatttgacaatcttcataattttttttggcaattcCATTTATTCAACATTTATTGATTTCATGCATAcgtaaagaaagaaataattttttttaggaaattAAGTCAAATTAGCGTTGGGCTAGGCGACAAGATTTAGTGTTagttatttcaaaatatatttttgtgataagtcattttaaaatagagagacTTGAAATTGATGGCATTAATTTGATTGATAAATAGGGTGCCATATTGAATTAGATATCATCTATTCTTGTATTTTTGGGTAgcacaaaaaaggaaaaaaatggtAGCTCAGAGCGTGACGAATAAACAGATCGCGCGCTATTGGAATCAGCGACGGAGGTTGGAGGAAGATCATCTCTTCGCCGCCGTCAAGGCCGCCGCTCGCCTCCGCGCTCGGAATCTCTCcgtaactctctctctctctcaaatttcttaaaattcaaacaattgcaGGCGGAAATTAACTGCAATTTTGAttgatctctctctctcgattTATAGATCTCTCtgtaatttctcaaaattgaATCAGTTTCAGGAGGATTATCACCTccaatttgaagaaattatcTCTCTatcacatacacacacacacacacactgtcGGTGTAGATCTATCTGAAAATTCAATCGTATACAGGAGGATGATTACCTGAGATTCAAGGAGTCCTTAgcggtggtggaggaggagaagagTAAATCTGCGGTAGCGAAAGACTGGTAATTAATTAGCTGAAATTGATCTATAATTAGTGCTGAGAAATGAGATCTGAATGTTGATATT harbors:
- the LOC125219529 gene encoding uncharacterized protein LOC125219529 gives rise to the protein MVAQSVTNKQIARYWNQRRRLEEDHLFAAVKAAARLRARNLSEDDYLRFKESLAVVEEEKSKSAVAKDWWTKSKYAYLNQPAADHPRRRSDHFQYSFTFKSASLLKFISPAT